The window CAGACCGATGATTCCTTCGACACTTCCATCAAGACCCATGACCGACACCATGCGTCTGACAAAGAATTTACGCCCATCGCCCTCGCCGAGTTGCACTTCCCTCTCCACGGCCCTGCGCTCACCCTCAAAGAGGGGGCGTTCACCTTCCTCTAGAAATTCGGCCATTTTTGTAGGGAAGAGATCCCAGGAGGTTTTGCCCATAAGCTCTTCGTGCGAAAGACCGAAAAATTGGCAGGTGGCTGAATTCGCCATGATATACCGGCCTTTGTTATCTTTGCGCCAGGCGAGTCCGGGGAGGGAATTGAAGAGGACATTGAAATCATCAATGTGCTTGTGGATCTTTTCCGACGCCTGCCGCTGTTCATCCAGGCGCACTTTGAGCAACATGCGCTCAGTCTGGCCGCGCGTCAGGAGGGAGAAGGCTCCAAGGAGCATGGTGCCGATGAACGCCACGGCCAGGGCGGAAAAAAGCTCCGCAGCGCGGAGAGGTTCAGGTATTGGCGTCAGGGAAAGTAGTGAAAATGAGGTGTCGGGGATATTTATTTTCATGGCCAGGCATTTTTCCGACCAGTCGGCAGGGACGGCGCCAAGGGATTGCGGGGTTGGGATGACGGTGGGGGTAGGGTGGACACTTTTCAGCGGCTCCAAAAGAGGGGTCATGGTGCCGCACTTGCATGAGACGAGTTTTTCTTTGTCTACGATGACGTGGATGCGCTGTCTGGCAGTATTTTCCACGCTCGAAAGTTTGGACTGTATGTTTTGAATCGGAACCCTCGCCAGGAGGGTCCCGATTCTTTGTCGATTCAGTTCAACGGGTTGCGAAATGACAAAAAAAGGCGCTGCAGATTTGTCATCGACCAGAAATATTGTTTTTGGCCGTTCTTCGCAGGGACAGCCTGGAGTAGTCCAGGCGGCGGATTGAAATGCGCCACGATTATCCTCATGGCGCGTAATTTTCTGTACGACTATGTTGCCGTTCCGGTCTTTCATTGCCAAGGCGTCAATGAGCCTTTTATAGCCATCGCCGCCAGCATCAAGGACATCCGAAAAGAGCGTTTTTACCTCGGAGCCTGCCCTGACCATGCCAGACGCCGCAACTGTCGCGGGACCCTCGCCAAGGTAGTCGCGGATTTGACTGCCAAGTGCCAGAATGGCCAATTTATGCTGGCTTGCGAACAAGTTGGAGCTGATCGTGTTGGCGGCAAAATGCGTATCGTGGACAAAGTTGTCATGGGCGAGAGTTCTTCTTTCTTCTTCAGTGACCAGGATGCGCCACAAGATTGCGCAGATGGTCGTCACGATGAGCGCCACGACAGCAGCGGCATGCGCTTTGCGCCTCAATCGCGGGCTCAGGTTGAGTTCGAGCAGTTTCTTATGGTTCAAGGATGACTCTCATCTGCGGGAGCGTTATGGTTTTACGGCATGCAAAGGCGAGATGACGGCCGGAAATGTCTCGACAATGATCTCGCGCATCTGAAAACTTCGGTGCGCGAGATGGCGCGTGATCCCGGAACGATACAGGCTCCTGTTAATAGCGCTGCAGCACTGGAGTGCATCAGCTGCAGACACGGTCCCGCCCTTGTTTCTTGGCACGGTAGAGGCTTTGATCGACACGCTCCAAGAACGTTTGATAGGATTCGTTGCGTTCGTACTGTGTGACTCCGATGCTGACAGTGACTGGCGCTCCATTGCCGAGAAAATCGTTTTCCCGCATGGCATGGCAGATGCGGCTGCCCAGCATCTCGGCTTCCTGAACACTCGTCATGGGCAGGATGATCATGAATTCTTCGCCGCCCGAGCGGCAGGGCGTGTCCTCCTTGCGGCAGATGGTGCGCAGGATTTTGGCGAAGCCCTGAAGAACCAGGTCTCCCGCGTTGTGACCGAAGACGTCGTTGACGAATTTGAAGTGGTCCAGATCGGCCATCATGAGGCTCAAAGGATGACCGTGGCGCATGGACAGCGACAGGGCTTCGCGGATTCGGCCCTTGAAGAAGCGCCTGTTTCCAAGGCCTGTCAGTTCATCGGTCAGGCTCAGTTGTTTGAGTTTGGCCTCGCTGTCGGCCAATTTTCGGTTTTTTTCGGCCAGTTCGCGCTCAACCAGTTTCTGCTCGGAGATGTCGACAATGGTTCCGACAAGTCCTTGTACGCCGGTTTCCTCGTGACGGAACGCATGGCTCCAATGCAGGCAGTGGCGCGTCTGTCCGTCGGGGGCGGAGAAGGTCACCTCGTGATGTGACGCTCCAAACTCGCGGACAATCCTTTGGTACTCGGTCTTGAAATCGACATTGGGCGCTTTTGGGAGGTGTCCGAGGTCACTGGCTGCCTTGCCGACGATTTCTGCACGGCGTACTCCGAAGAAGCGTTCGTATGCACAATTTACCGAGGCGAATTTCGCGTCTGCGGATTTGACGAAGACCGGGTACGGAAACGCATCTATCATTTCGTCCAGGAAAGATATTTGATCGGTCAAAGCTTGCTTGGTAAGTTTATCTTCGTGGATGTCCGTCATGATGCCGGACATGCGCAGTGGCTTGCCAGCTTCGTCCCTGCCGGTGATTTTGCCGCAGATGCGCATCCAGCGCCATGCGTCGCTCCTGTGCCTCAATCGTACGTCGCAAGTGAAATGCGGTGTCAGGCCATGGAGATGACTTCGAAGTGCATTCGAAAAGATCCTGCGTTCTTCGGGGTGCATCATTCGTTGTGCTTGATGTAATTTGATCCGCGATGGTTTGTGGTCAGTGTGGCCGAGCAGACCCTGCCAGGTTTCGTTGACCGACATCTCCCCTTTTTGCACATTCATGTCCCAGGTGCCCGATGCGGTGCCGTGGATGACCATTTCCATTCGCTGTCGCAACTCGCGTTCCGAGGTGGCAATTTTGTGGTGCTCCAAACCGGCGTAGACTGAATTGGTGATATCCTGCAGGGAGCAGGGTTTGATCAGAAAGCGCAGGAGGTTGCCCTCGTTGACTGCTTTACTGGCGGCTTTGATATCGGCATGACCGGTCAGCATGATTCTTGCGGAGTCGGGATCGAGATCCTTGACGCGCGACAGAAAAGTGATGCCGTCCATGCCCGGCATCTTAAAGTCGGAGACGACAACGGCGAATCTTTTGCCTGCCTCCAGTGCCGGGATGATTTCGCGCGGATCCGTCGCCGTGACGATGGAAAATTTTGAATGAAGATTTGTTCTTATGGAATCAAGGACGGCCTGGTCGTCATCAACAAAAAGCGTTGTACAGGTCATTGTGGTTAGCCTTCCAGGACTTCGCCTTGGAATAAGGCCTTGCCTGGGGATCGCTGCATTCGGTCGATCGTATCGATCGGGGCTGCTGTGGATAAAGGTTTTATGTCGCCATCCCTTTTTTCAAGGAGATGACGTTTTTTGGGCAACGAAATTGCTTATTGCCTGCATTGAAACAAAACGTTTCTGAGCAATCGCAAGTTTTCTGCCTCCGGATTATTCTCGCAGTGCAAGAACATGGACCGGTTCAATAATGGATTGATTTTTGGCGATTTCAATGAGCCGTAAGATGGTCGATTCGCTCAATTCCGCACCCTTGGCCAGAAGGAGCAGTCCATCCAGGGTCTCGACGTGCCTATCCAGGATCATGGATGGCTTCAATTGCCGTATGGACATGGTTTTGCGACTGTACTCCGGCCCGGAGTAGACAGCGCCCTTGAGGGCGTCCACGAATTCCGGAGGATGTGGAGGCTCGGCCTCATGCAATGCCCTGAAAATGTCACATGGAAGATGCCCAGCGCATCTGCTTCTGTCATACTGCATGGTCATGTTCAGGATTCGCGCCTCGAGAGTCATGGACGCCGAGGGCGGCGCGTGTTGCATGGCAATGATCCGTGCCACCGTATCGAGCCTGGGTATTCTTTCGATGAGCATGGCACCGATGCGGGGATGGTCATGAAAGAGAGCCGTTTCTTCCGGGTTGAGGCTTTTTCCCTTGTTGATCTTTTCGATGATTTCGCTGCGAAGGCCCAGGCAGCCCAGATGGGAGAGCATGGTTGCCAATTCCAGTTCCAGCGGAGCCAAAACGCATAGCAGTTTAGCCATGCGCACGACGATTTTACGGACCCGCTCTGCACGTTCGAAGGCCTGAGGATTTGCCAGGCCCAGTGCCTCGGAGAGCACGCGGATCGTGCCGCGCAGAGTGCTCTGGAGCACCTCCCGCTCGGCTGCGGTTTTGAAATGCAGCCGTATCCCCGCCTTGATGGCTTCGGTCAGGTCCTTCAGGGTGCAGGGCTTCTGCAGGAAGCGGAAGATCTGGCCCTGGTTCACGGCCCTGGTGGCCATGTCGGTGTTGGCCTGGCCCGTGAGCAGGATGCGCACAGTGCCCGGCGCCATGTCCCGGACCCGTGATAGAAAAGTTATGCCGTCCATGCCCGGCATCTTGAAGTCGGAGACGATGACTGCAAAATTGGATCCGCCCTGGATTTTGTCCAGGGCTTCGCTTGGATCCGTGGTGGTCGTAATGGAGAACGAGTCGTGCAAATTGCATTTGAGGGCCTTTAGCGCCTTGTCCTCG is drawn from Desulfomicrobium apsheronum and contains these coding sequences:
- a CDS encoding diguanylate cyclase; protein product: MTCTTLFVDDDQAVLDSIRTNLHSKFSIVTATDPREIIPALEAGKRFAVVVSDFKMPGMDGITFLSRVKDLDPDSARIMLTGHADIKAASKAVNEGNLLRFLIKPCSLQDITNSVYAGLEHHKIATSERELRQRMEMVIHGTASGTWDMNVQKGEMSVNETWQGLLGHTDHKPSRIKLHQAQRMMHPEERRIFSNALRSHLHGLTPHFTCDVRLRHRSDAWRWMRICGKITGRDEAGKPLRMSGIMTDIHEDKLTKQALTDQISFLDEMIDAFPYPVFVKSADAKFASVNCAYERFFGVRRAEIVGKAASDLGHLPKAPNVDFKTEYQRIVREFGASHHEVTFSAPDGQTRHCLHWSHAFRHEETGVQGLVGTIVDISEQKLVERELAEKNRKLADSEAKLKQLSLTDELTGLGNRRFFKGRIREALSLSMRHGHPLSLMMADLDHFKFVNDVFGHNAGDLVLQGFAKILRTICRKEDTPCRSGGEEFMIILPMTSVQEAEMLGSRICHAMRENDFLGNGAPVTVSIGVTQYERNESYQTFLERVDQSLYRAKKQGRDRVCS
- a CDS encoding response regulator, giving the protein MEKSPDHAAASVLLVDDEDKALKALKCNLHDSFSITTTTDPSEALDKIQGGSNFAVIVSDFKMPGMDGITFLSRVRDMAPGTVRILLTGQANTDMATRAVNQGQIFRFLQKPCTLKDLTEAIKAGIRLHFKTAAEREVLQSTLRGTIRVLSEALGLANPQAFERAERVRKIVVRMAKLLCVLAPLELELATMLSHLGCLGLRSEIIEKINKGKSLNPEETALFHDHPRIGAMLIERIPRLDTVARIIAMQHAPPSASMTLEARILNMTMQYDRSRCAGHLPCDIFRALHEAEPPHPPEFVDALKGAVYSGPEYSRKTMSIRQLKPSMILDRHVETLDGLLLLAKGAELSESTILRLIEIAKNQSIIEPVHVLALRE